A part of Bacteroidia bacterium genomic DNA contains:
- a CDS encoding caspase family protein: MSSKNIYALLVGIDKYKAPVPALDGCVNDMRAMRDFLDRKARRNGIPLKMEVLENEDATRVNIVSKFETHLTKATKDDIVFFYYSGHGSQEPAHPIFWSIEPEHKNETLVCYDSRSFDGMDLADKELATLIDLVAQNNPHIVVITDCCNSGDNTRGVDFTKTRQSAATTKTRSLDTYILPRGFDSDRSAMSVAGTESFTVPSPRHIALAAAHSFQLAKETNLAGSPRGVFTYSLLEVLENAVGPLSYSDLMRRVRGLVQQRTYDQVPQITATMENDINLNFLDGTTAVKTNYFMLSSSRQAGWEMDGGAVHGIVAGTFGGPQTELMVFRDGADDAEMANPAKSLGRVSVKEVAPDKSIVRLEGNLQLDTTKAYRAKIASMAVQPTVVYIKSVSEHAKNLVKIAHGNAEAEEKLMVKLVDDPAQADYKLIANERNEYVITRKTDADTQPLVEQISGFSPESATKAISNLAHIARWERLRDLRNPGSALNSTSVGLDILHPTENRVFQSERDGDVVLRYRKADGPSGVPRFRIRMVNRGNQKLYCSLIYMSSLFGIDPGLLPQGGIWLNSGEEIMVRNGAILKAEVADSFISFGRKSVQEILKVIVSTKEFDASLYRLQELNLPRATSRSVGVDGTRGFSFEENARATGDDWNSIDFPVTILRED, from the coding sequence ATGAGCAGCAAAAATATCTACGCCTTATTGGTCGGTATTGACAAATACAAGGCACCCGTTCCCGCACTCGATGGTTGCGTAAACGATATGCGCGCGATGCGCGATTTCCTTGATCGCAAAGCGCGCCGCAATGGAATTCCGCTTAAAATGGAAGTACTGGAAAACGAAGATGCTACGCGGGTGAATATTGTCTCCAAATTTGAAACCCATCTCACCAAAGCCACTAAAGATGATATTGTATTTTTTTACTATAGTGGCCATGGCTCGCAAGAACCCGCTCACCCGATTTTCTGGTCGATAGAACCTGAACATAAAAATGAAACGCTTGTCTGCTATGACAGCCGCAGCTTCGACGGAATGGATCTGGCTGATAAAGAACTCGCTACACTGATCGACCTCGTTGCACAAAATAACCCGCATATCGTGGTGATTACCGACTGCTGTAATTCGGGTGACAATACCCGCGGGGTAGATTTTACTAAAACCCGTCAGTCGGCTGCAACTACCAAAACCCGCTCTCTGGATACCTACATTCTACCCAGAGGCTTTGATTCTGACCGTAGTGCTATGTCTGTTGCTGGCACAGAGTCGTTTACAGTACCTTCTCCCAGACATATTGCATTAGCGGCAGCACATTCCTTTCAGCTCGCGAAAGAAACGAATCTTGCCGGTTCCCCGCGGGGGGTATTTACTTACTCTTTGTTGGAAGTGCTGGAAAATGCCGTAGGCCCGCTCTCTTACAGCGACCTTATGCGGAGAGTTCGGGGGCTTGTGCAGCAGCGAACCTATGATCAGGTGCCGCAGATAACTGCAACTATGGAGAACGATATCAATCTCAATTTTCTGGATGGTACAACTGCGGTTAAGACAAATTATTTTATGCTTTCGAGCAGCCGGCAGGCAGGATGGGAAATGGATGGCGGTGCGGTACATGGTATAGTTGCAGGTACATTTGGCGGACCGCAGACCGAACTTATGGTTTTTAGGGACGGGGCAGATGATGCAGAGATGGCTAATCCGGCAAAATCTCTCGGGCGGGTTTCCGTTAAAGAAGTTGCTCCGGATAAAAGTATTGTACGGCTCGAAGGAAACCTGCAGTTGGATACGACCAAAGCCTACCGTGCGAAAATTGCTTCCATGGCAGTACAACCTACGGTTGTCTATATTAAGTCGGTCAGTGAACATGCAAAAAATCTGGTGAAAATTGCGCACGGCAATGCGGAAGCTGAGGAAAAACTGATGGTAAAGCTTGTTGACGACCCCGCTCAGGCTGATTATAAACTGATTGCAAATGAGCGGAATGAATATGTCATCACCCGGAAAACTGATGCGGATACGCAACCACTGGTAGAGCAAATTAGTGGGTTTAGCCCGGAAAGTGCGACAAAAGCGATTTCGAATCTTGCACATATTGCCCGCTGGGAACGACTGCGCGACTTGCGCAACCCCGGTAGTGCGCTTAATTCGACCTCTGTTGGTCTTGATATCCTTCATCCGACAGAGAATCGTGTATTTCAGTCGGAGCGCGATGGCGATGTTGTCTTGCGTTATCGTAAGGCAGACGGCCCGTCAGGTGTTCCCCGCTTTAGAATAAGAATGGTAAACCGGGGTAACCAAAAACTCTACTGTTCGCTGATCTATATGTCTTCTCTGTTTGGTATTGACCCGGGGTTACTTCCTCAGGGAGGCATTTGGCTAAACAGTGGGGAAGAAATCATGGTGAGAAATGGCGCGATACTCAAGGCAGAAGTAGCCGATAGTTTTATCTCCTTTGGGAGAAAAAGCGTGCAGGAGATCCTTAAGGTGATTGTCTCCACCAAAGAATTTGATGCCAGTCTTTACCGGTTACAGGAACTGAATCTTCCCAGGGCGACCAGTCGCTCCGTAGGGGTAGATGGAACACGCGGTTTCTCCTTTGAAGAAAATGCCCGGGCAACAGGCGACGACTGGAATTCCATCGATTTTCCTGTTACCATTTTACGGGAAGATTGA
- the gyrB gene encoding DNA topoisomerase (ATP-hydrolyzing) subunit B, which produces MSDLENQSQEYSASNIQVLEGIEHVRKRPAMYIGDIGERGLHHLVYEVVDNSIDEAMAGHCSNIDVIIHEDNSVSVKDNGRGIPVDIHEKEGLSALELVMTRLGAGGKFDKNSYKVSGGLHGVGVSCVNALSSDCHVWVRRDGNVYLQEYEKGVAKAQVRVIGETTERGTETRFWPDNTIFTTSEYKFDTLASRLRELAYLNKGIRITIVDKREPLSEEDLKKPENEGQQYLSKTFFSEGGLKEFVKHLDSNRQPLHSEPIYINGIDDEQTTPVELAIQYNSSYNENIHSYVNNINTHEGGTHVSGFKTALTRTLKNYAEAEGHLKKIKFNITGDDFREGLTVVISVKVQEPQFEGQTKTKLGNSDVAGIVSSIVSKQLAYYLEENPSVAKMIVSKVILAAEARHAAKKAREAVQKKSSAISGGLPGKLANCSSRNPEQCELFLVEGDSAGGSAKQARDRRFQAILPLRGKILNVEKSHPSRIYDNEEIKNIILALGITGIGDDENLNLEKLRYHKMIIMTDADIDGSHIRTLLLTLIYRYFGELIEGGHVFIATPPLYQVRAGKKHKYAWTEAERKEAIDELGHGDESKVTIQRYKGLGEMNPDQLWDTTMDPDRRTLQRVTIESAAEADHLFSILMGDDVAPRREFIERNAKYANIDL; this is translated from the coding sequence ATGAGTGATTTGGAAAACCAGTCTCAAGAGTATTCGGCAAGTAATATTCAGGTTCTTGAAGGCATTGAACACGTGAGAAAAAGACCCGCAATGTACATTGGAGACATTGGGGAACGCGGGCTGCATCATTTGGTGTATGAAGTGGTGGACAATTCGATTGATGAGGCGATGGCCGGGCACTGCTCAAATATTGATGTGATCATTCACGAGGATAATTCTGTTTCCGTAAAAGATAATGGTCGGGGTATTCCGGTTGATATTCATGAGAAAGAAGGCCTTTCTGCGCTGGAACTTGTCATGACCAGATTGGGTGCAGGGGGGAAATTTGATAAAAATAGCTACAAAGTTTCCGGTGGTCTCCACGGTGTGGGGGTTTCCTGTGTAAATGCACTTTCCAGTGACTGTCATGTATGGGTCAGACGCGACGGAAATGTATATCTCCAGGAATATGAAAAGGGTGTGGCAAAAGCACAGGTGAGAGTTATTGGAGAAACTACCGAAAGAGGGACAGAAACGCGCTTCTGGCCAGACAACACCATTTTTACTACCAGTGAATATAAGTTTGATACCCTGGCTTCCAGGCTGAGAGAGCTGGCATACCTCAACAAAGGTATTCGCATTACCATTGTCGACAAACGCGAACCACTCTCTGAAGAAGATCTGAAAAAGCCAGAAAATGAAGGGCAGCAGTATCTTTCCAAAACCTTCTTCTCTGAAGGAGGACTGAAAGAGTTTGTCAAACACCTCGACTCCAATCGCCAACCGCTGCATAGTGAGCCGATTTATATTAATGGAATCGATGACGAGCAAACTACGCCGGTAGAGCTGGCCATTCAATACAATTCTTCCTACAACGAAAATATCCATTCCTACGTCAACAATATCAATACGCACGAAGGAGGTACTCACGTTTCGGGATTTAAAACGGCCCTTACCCGTACGCTGAAAAACTACGCAGAGGCTGAAGGGCATCTGAAAAAAATCAAGTTCAATATTACCGGCGACGACTTCCGGGAAGGATTGACAGTAGTCATTTCCGTAAAAGTACAGGAACCTCAGTTTGAAGGGCAAACCAAAACAAAACTCGGAAACTCCGATGTCGCAGGCATTGTAAGCTCCATTGTGAGCAAACAGCTGGCTTATTATCTCGAAGAAAATCCTTCTGTCGCTAAAATGATTGTATCCAAGGTCATTCTCGCAGCAGAAGCCCGGCATGCAGCCAAAAAAGCCAGAGAAGCTGTCCAGAAAAAAAGCTCTGCCATCAGCGGCGGGCTACCCGGCAAACTAGCCAACTGTTCCAGCCGCAACCCCGAACAATGTGAATTATTCCTTGTGGAAGGAGACTCCGCTGGAGGAAGCGCTAAACAAGCCCGAGACCGTCGGTTTCAGGCGATTCTTCCTCTTCGCGGTAAAATCCTCAATGTCGAAAAATCTCATCCTTCCCGGATCTACGACAATGAGGAAATCAAAAATATTATCCTCGCTTTAGGTATTACCGGCATCGGCGATGACGAAAACCTGAACCTCGAAAAACTCCGCTATCACAAAATGATTATCATGACCGATGCGGATATAGATGGAAGCCATATTCGCACGTTGCTCCTTACCCTTATCTATCGCTATTTCGGAGAATTAATTGAAGGGGGACACGTTTTTATCGCTACTCCCCCACTCTATCAGGTACGGGCTGGCAAAAAGCATAAATATGCCTGGACAGAAGCTGAACGCAAAGAAGCGATTGATGAACTAGGCCATGGTGACGAGTCGAAGGTAACTATACAGCGATACAAAGGTCTGGGAGAAATGAACCCTGACCAGCTATGGGATACGACGATGGACCCTGACCGCAGAACGCTTCAACGGGTAACCATTGAAAGTGCAGCAGAAGCCGATCACCTCTTTTCCATACTCATGGGTGATGATGTGGCTCCCCGAAGGGAGTTTATCGAGCGCAATGCTAAATATGCTAATATAGACTTGTAG
- a CDS encoding AsmA-like C-terminal region-containing protein gives MKKVLKITGIVLILLIITLITLPFLFKDKIKAVVSEEIDQSLNAQVYFADVGLSFIRNFPNARISIQDFGVVGVDTFASDTLIQGKSFDLVVDIMSVISGSEVNLKKIMLDEGKIKALVLKDGTANWDIFKEDSTTTEEPQAEESTSNLVIKLQEYRLTNSTIIYDDATFPMRAEIIGLNHSGSGDFTLETYELNTLTQAEKLTVIYDGIEYLHQAKADAKADMKIVSTATEFKIDLLDNLFTVNELPVNLSGWVSMPADDIDMDLSFKSPSTSFRSILSLVPGVYSESFKDLKTDGQLAFDGFVKGIYNDTKMPGFGLNLKVANAMMQYPDLPKPVNNINLDVSILNPDGDLEKTSVDLRSMHADFGSNPIDAKAQISGLERMKIKGNLAADLNLDELTSIFPVEGTVLRGKFKIDANADGVYDEAKGTFPTVDAVMDMTEGYIKNAEYPAELTELNFHGSLKDPDGSMTSGVLDVPEFRFKLDGEQITGKAHIVNFDDPNYLVEAAGKLDLEKLMQIYPIDSMTLTGKLIVDQFSTKGKYSDIEAENYTNLATSGTVQVQNLVYTDYYLPKAVTVETGTATFTPARMEISGARGKLGSSDYAVDGYFSNYMAYALMDNQMLKGNMTLVSNRMDLNEWMEEEETTTTTTGTEESELEVIPVPDNLDIVFDADMKEVIYDDLTLKNIKGRIVVANQEMAMENVAFGMLGSQVAMNGIYNTANLKNPTYNFYMDIKNLGIKDAFASFTTLQRYAPVLKFVQGICNTEFGISGRLTPNMMPVLEDVNSLGLFQVITGSLENAGTMNALAEKTNLKALSKMDLKDLQGKFKIENGFLEISPLNLKVQDILLTLSGRQNLTGNLDYDVQIDAPSGAIGNAAFSALSNLSGGAIKASERVNVNLKLGGTIEAPKISGAGGGTGDEVGNQLTNLAEDKLSEKIGTDVQLNKDSIKSQISDIKKEAKDSLKSVVNQTANQVKDSLLNSVTNGKTKEELAKELKEGIGEGAGEDLKGKLDDLKDKFGFPKKKKN, from the coding sequence ATGAAAAAAGTATTAAAAATCACAGGTATTGTCCTCATTCTGCTGATAATCACCCTAATAACATTGCCATTCCTTTTTAAGGATAAAATCAAGGCTGTGGTAAGTGAGGAAATTGATCAGTCCCTGAATGCCCAGGTTTATTTCGCAGATGTAGGGCTTTCTTTTATCCGCAATTTTCCCAATGCCCGAATTTCCATTCAGGATTTTGGCGTAGTAGGGGTAGATACCTTCGCATCGGATACCCTCATTCAGGGAAAAAGTTTTGATCTTGTCGTCGATATTATGAGCGTCATCTCCGGTTCTGAGGTGAATCTCAAAAAAATCATGCTCGACGAGGGAAAAATTAAAGCACTTGTCCTAAAAGATGGAACCGCAAACTGGGATATATTCAAAGAAGATTCTACCACCACCGAAGAACCCCAGGCAGAAGAAAGCACGTCCAACCTTGTCATCAAACTACAAGAATACCGGCTAACCAATTCGACCATTATTTATGATGATGCGACCTTCCCCATGCGGGCAGAAATCATTGGCCTCAATCACTCCGGCAGTGGCGATTTTACCCTCGAAACCTACGAACTCAATACCCTCACCCAGGCAGAAAAGCTAACGGTAATTTATGATGGTATTGAATATCTCCATCAGGCAAAAGCTGATGCAAAAGCAGATATGAAGATTGTGTCAACGGCGACGGAGTTTAAAATCGATTTATTGGACAACCTTTTTACGGTAAACGAACTGCCCGTAAATCTCAGTGGATGGGTATCCATGCCGGCAGATGATATCGATATGGATCTCAGTTTCAAATCCCCCAGCACCTCATTCCGCAGTATTCTTTCGCTCGTTCCGGGAGTCTATTCGGAGTCATTTAAAGACCTCAAAACCGATGGGCAACTGGCATTTGACGGATTTGTAAAGGGCATATATAACGATACAAAGATGCCGGGCTTTGGGCTTAATCTAAAAGTAGCCAACGCGATGATGCAATACCCCGATCTGCCCAAACCCGTCAACAATATTAATCTGGATGTTTCCATATTGAATCCCGACGGAGATCTGGAAAAAACATCCGTAGATCTTCGCAGTATGCATGCAGATTTTGGCAGCAACCCCATCGATGCCAAAGCGCAGATCAGCGGGCTGGAAAGAATGAAAATCAAGGGCAATCTGGCCGCCGATCTGAACCTCGACGAACTTACCAGCATTTTCCCTGTTGAAGGCACGGTACTCAGGGGAAAATTCAAAATTGATGCCAATGCAGATGGCGTTTATGATGAAGCCAAAGGCACTTTCCCAACCGTAGATGCGGTAATGGATATGACAGAAGGGTATATTAAAAATGCCGAATATCCCGCCGAACTCACAGAGCTTAATTTCCACGGATCGCTGAAAGACCCCGATGGCAGCATGACAAGTGGCGTGCTGGATGTACCGGAATTTCGGTTCAAACTCGACGGAGAGCAAATCACAGGCAAGGCCCATATTGTGAATTTCGATGACCCCAATTACCTGGTCGAAGCAGCAGGGAAACTTGATCTGGAAAAACTCATGCAAATTTACCCGATTGACAGCATGACCCTTACCGGAAAACTTATCGTCGATCAGTTTTCTACCAAAGGCAAGTACTCTGATATTGAGGCAGAAAACTATACCAATCTGGCGACCAGCGGCACAGTTCAGGTACAAAATCTGGTTTACACTGACTATTATCTGCCCAAAGCAGTAACGGTAGAAACCGGTACGGCCACCTTTACCCCTGCCCGCATGGAGATTTCAGGTGCGAGAGGGAAACTCGGAAGCAGTGATTATGCGGTTGATGGCTATTTCAGCAACTACATGGCTTATGCCCTGATGGACAACCAAATGCTGAAAGGGAATATGACCCTTGTCTCAAATCGTATGGACCTCAATGAGTGGATGGAAGAAGAAGAAACTACAACAACCACTACCGGAACAGAGGAAAGCGAACTGGAAGTAATACCTGTACCCGACAATCTCGACATTGTCTTTGATGCTGATATGAAGGAAGTGATTTACGATGACCTGACACTGAAAAACATCAAAGGCAGAATTGTCGTAGCGAATCAGGAGATGGCAATGGAAAATGTAGCATTTGGAATGCTGGGGAGCCAGGTAGCCATGAATGGCATTTACAACACGGCCAACCTGAAAAACCCCACTTACAACTTCTACATGGACATCAAGAATCTCGGGATCAAGGATGCATTTGCCTCTTTCACTACCTTACAGCGATATGCACCCGTTCTGAAATTTGTACAGGGAATCTGCAATACCGAGTTTGGCATTTCAGGCCGTCTGACCCCCAATATGATGCCTGTATTGGAAGATGTCAACAGCCTTGGACTTTTCCAGGTGATTACAGGCTCGCTCGAAAATGCGGGAACGATGAATGCCCTCGCAGAAAAGACCAATCTTAAAGCGCTTTCAAAAATGGACCTCAAAGATTTGCAGGGAAAATTCAAAATTGAAAACGGATTTCTGGAAATCAGTCCGCTAAACCTGAAAGTGCAGGACATTTTGTTAACCTTATCGGGAAGACAAAATCTTACAGGCAATCTCGATTACGATGTGCAGATCGATGCACCTTCGGGTGCGATTGGCAATGCAGCTTTCTCCGCACTTTCCAACCTTTCGGGTGGAGCCATCAAAGCCAGTGAGCGGGTAAATGTAAATCTGAAACTCGGCGGTACGATCGAGGCACCCAAAATCAGCGGAGCGGGCGGCGGCACAGGAGACGAAGTCGGCAACCAACTGACAAATCTGGCTGAAGATAAACTTTCTGAAAAAATCGGTACGGATGTACAATTGAATAAAGACAGTATCAAGTCGCAGATCAGTGATATTAAGAAAGAGGCTAAAGACAGCCTGAAAAGTGTAGTTAACCAAACCGCCAATCAGGTAAAAGACAGTCTGCTCAATTCTGTAACCAATGGAAAAACAAAAGAGGAGCTTGCCAAAGAGCTCAAAGAAGGGATCGGAGAAGGAGCAGGAGAGGACCTTAAGGGTAAACTTGATGACCTGAAGGACAAGTTTGGTTTCCCCAAAAAGAAGAAAAACTAA
- a CDS encoding sodium:proton antiporter yields the protein MRNRIVRNVLFLLLISLGFGYSQVLGQQPHTADQEEIHQTDTQPEGDHGEAHASTAEHQPNPISVIPFIILLVMIATGPVFFPHFWHKYYKYIAPGLGLITLIYYLVGLPGAHEPTHALSEYISFIALLAPLYIASGGILIQIDREGTPFANLVLLLIGAVFSNFIGTTGASMLLIRPYIRLNRDHLQPYHIIFFIFMVSNVGGSLTPIGDPPLFLGFLKGVPFTWTLIHVFPEWLFALGLLSIVFFFFDRRNKKDLDRVESLYSGRLILRGTRNFVWLGIIVGAVFLDPNVVEWVPAITYHGSKYSFLREVIQLSAGLASYFLADKSALRGNEFTFDPINEVIFLFAGIFFAMMPALQLIGEFAASETGKSFFSVNSMYWITGSLSGVLDNAPTYLNFLSAALAKFDLSVSNPADVAAFAAGSVDMVTKDYLRAISVAAVFFGALTYIGNGPNFMVKSIAEERGVEMPSFFGYIIRYSLIILLPILFLTWFVFFYLLHGI from the coding sequence ATGAGAAACCGAATCGTCAGAAATGTACTTTTTTTACTCCTGATTTCTCTTGGATTTGGTTATTCGCAGGTATTGGGTCAACAACCCCATACTGCTGATCAGGAAGAGATTCATCAGACCGATACACAACCTGAAGGAGATCATGGCGAAGCCCATGCTTCTACTGCGGAGCATCAACCCAATCCAATATCAGTCATTCCTTTCATCATCTTGCTGGTGATGATTGCGACGGGTCCTGTTTTTTTCCCGCATTTCTGGCACAAATACTATAAATATATTGCCCCGGGCCTGGGTCTTATCACCCTTATCTATTACCTCGTAGGGCTTCCCGGTGCGCATGAGCCTACACACGCACTGTCTGAATATATTTCCTTTATTGCCTTGCTGGCACCGTTGTATATCGCATCAGGAGGTATTCTGATTCAGATTGACCGGGAAGGAACCCCTTTTGCGAATCTTGTGCTGCTGCTGATAGGTGCTGTTTTCTCTAACTTTATCGGAACAACTGGTGCCTCAATGCTTCTGATCAGGCCCTATATCCGACTAAACCGCGATCACCTGCAACCTTACCATATCATCTTTTTTATTTTTATGGTCAGCAATGTCGGTGGTTCACTTACCCCTATCGGCGATCCGCCCTTATTTCTGGGTTTTCTTAAAGGCGTGCCTTTTACCTGGACGCTGATCCACGTTTTCCCGGAATGGCTTTTTGCTCTTGGACTGCTCTCCATTGTATTCTTCTTTTTTGACAGGAGAAATAAAAAAGACCTCGACAGGGTAGAATCCTTATACTCAGGCAGACTCATTTTGCGTGGCACACGCAACTTCGTATGGCTGGGAATCATTGTAGGAGCCGTTTTTCTTGATCCCAATGTAGTGGAATGGGTGCCCGCAATTACTTATCACGGTTCCAAATACTCCTTCCTCCGGGAAGTTATCCAGCTTAGTGCGGGTCTCGCCAGCTATTTCCTCGCCGACAAATCGGCACTCCGCGGTAATGAATTCACCTTCGACCCAATCAATGAAGTGATTTTCCTTTTCGCAGGCATTTTCTTTGCCATGATGCCTGCACTTCAACTGATTGGAGAATTTGCGGCCAGCGAAACCGGAAAATCCTTTTTCTCCGTCAACAGTATGTACTGGATCACCGGATCACTCTCCGGGGTGCTCGACAATGCACCGACTTACCTCAACTTTCTGTCCGCGGCCCTGGCAAAATTTGATCTGAGTGTAAGTAATCCCGCAGACGTAGCTGCATTTGCGGCGGGAAGTGTAGATATGGTCACCAAAGATTATCTCCGGGCCATTTCAGTAGCAGCTGTATTTTTTGGCGCACTTACCTATATCGGCAATGGCCCCAACTTTATGGTCAAATCCATCGCAGAGGAAAGAGGCGTAGAAATGCCGAGTTTCTTTGGATATATCATTCGCTACAGCCTCATTATTCTTCTACCCATACTCTTTCTTACCTGGTTTGTGTTCTTTTATCTGCTCCATGGCATCTAG
- a CDS encoding Glu/Leu/Phe/Val dehydrogenase dimerization domain-containing protein encodes MTDQLKKFEHQTPEIIFSWQDSETEAKGWVVINSLRNGAAGGGTRMRKGCTLNEVLSLAKTMEIKFRVCGPPIGGAKSGIDFDPEDPRKQGVLERWYKAVRPLLKYYYGTGGDLNVDEVGEVMPITSALGISHPQEGVVNGHIQPSAEEKETIIQQLSIGVSKRVTHNDYAPTTDQKTITVSDMVTGFGVGMAVIHFYRIWGIPMEGKRVIVQGFGNVGGAAALTLAKEGFRITGIIDRSGGIIRKEGLSLPEVKELYLNRDGNKLAVENVIPFEKINTTIWSSGAEVFIPAAGSRLVTKYQLDQMRENGLEVISCGANVPFNDPDIFLGETGLYADNQVAVIPDFIANCGMARTFAYLMSPNVSLNDEKIFEDISLTIENALKRTFEKNPFPRELWQNSLNWVLEDILKTQFD; translated from the coding sequence ATGACCGATCAGTTAAAGAAGTTTGAACATCAGACCCCTGAGATTATATTTTCCTGGCAGGACAGCGAAACAGAAGCAAAAGGCTGGGTAGTGATCAATTCTCTTCGAAATGGCGCAGCCGGTGGTGGTACGCGTATGCGCAAGGGTTGCACACTAAATGAAGTGCTTTCCCTGGCCAAAACCATGGAAATCAAGTTCAGGGTATGTGGTCCGCCCATAGGTGGCGCCAAATCGGGCATAGATTTCGATCCTGAAGATCCCCGCAAACAAGGAGTGCTTGAGCGCTGGTATAAAGCGGTAAGGCCGCTGTTGAAATATTATTATGGAACTGGCGGAGACCTCAATGTAGACGAAGTAGGAGAGGTAATGCCCATAACTTCAGCGTTGGGGATCAGCCACCCGCAGGAAGGAGTGGTCAATGGTCACATCCAACCTTCGGCGGAAGAAAAAGAAACCATCATCCAACAACTTTCAATCGGTGTAAGCAAAAGGGTTACCCACAACGACTATGCGCCCACGACTGACCAAAAAACCATTACAGTCTCCGATATGGTAACGGGTTTTGGGGTAGGAATGGCCGTCATACATTTTTACCGTATCTGGGGAATACCCATGGAAGGAAAACGGGTAATTGTGCAGGGATTTGGCAATGTAGGAGGAGCCGCAGCCCTGACCCTGGCCAAGGAAGGATTTCGCATTACAGGAATCATAGACAGAAGTGGCGGGATCATCCGGAAAGAAGGTCTGAGCCTGCCGGAAGTAAAAGAACTCTATCTCAACCGGGACGGAAATAAGCTGGCAGTGGAAAATGTCATCCCTTTTGAAAAAATAAATACCACAATCTGGTCGAGCGGTGCAGAAGTATTTATCCCCGCTGCCGGATCCAGGCTCGTCACCAAATACCAGTTGGATCAGATGAGGGAAAACGGACTGGAAGTAATTTCCTGCGGAGCCAATGTACCCTTCAATGATCCCGATATATTTTTGGGTGAAACCGGGTTATATGCAGATAATCAGGTAGCCGTTATCCCTGATTTTATTGCCAATTGTGGTATGGCCCGCACATTTGCCTATCTCATGTCCCCTAATGTATCGCTGAATGATGAGAAAATCTTCGAAGATATTTCGCTTACAATTGAAAATGCATTAAAAAGAACTTTTGAAAAAAATCCATTTCCCCGCGAATTATGGCAAAACTCGCTGAATTGGGTGCTCGAAGATATCCTTAAAACGCAGTTTGATTAA
- a CDS encoding ComF family protein, producing MITHLAQLFVANSCYGCESPLTIQERYICLNCLSQMQETQYHRKISENELYYRLAGRIPLDGAMSLYFFSKSGRLQKILQHLKYKGAPRLGVFLGQYYGFMLRGEAWLNEVQAIVPVPLHPTRLIQRGYNQAAQIAQGLSLALELPLETQLLRRTRKTLTQTKKSGGNRWENVSGAFELKKTPPKGILLVDDVITTGATLEACIRALTQSDSPPSKIYIASIGMAQKG from the coding sequence ATGATCACACATTTAGCACAGCTCTTTGTGGCCAATTCCTGTTACGGCTGCGAATCTCCCCTCACCATTCAGGAAAGATATATCTGCCTGAATTGCCTTTCCCAAATGCAGGAAACACAATATCACCGTAAGATTTCGGAAAATGAACTGTACTACCGCCTGGCAGGCCGTATCCCGCTTGATGGTGCCATGAGCCTGTATTTTTTCTCCAAATCTGGCCGGCTTCAGAAAATCCTTCAGCATCTGAAATATAAAGGCGCCCCCCGCCTGGGTGTATTTCTGGGGCAGTATTATGGGTTTATGTTGCGGGGAGAAGCCTGGTTGAATGAAGTACAAGCGATTGTGCCTGTACCATTGCATCCGACCCGCCTTATTCAACGGGGATACAATCAGGCAGCACAAATAGCACAAGGGCTAAGTCTGGCGCTGGAATTGCCATTGGAGACACAGTTGCTGAGGCGAACGAGGAAAACCCTTACGCAAACCAAAAAGAGTGGCGGGAACCGCTGGGAAAATGTCTCCGGTGCATTTGAGCTAAAAAAAACACCGCCAAAGGGAATTTTATTGGTAGACGATGTGATTACCACGGGTGCAACGCTCGAAGCGTGTATTCGCGCACTGACTCAGTCTGATTCGCCCCCTTCGAAAATATATATCGCCAGTATAGGGATGGCGCAGAAAGGATAA